From a region of the Brachyhypopomus gauderio isolate BG-103 unplaced genomic scaffold, BGAUD_0.2 sc64, whole genome shotgun sequence genome:
- the gfi1b gene encoding zinc finger protein Gfi-1b: MPRSFLVKTKKCVTYNVHRFTDPNEPKDSSDQALITASELVSSEANGADSPESSRLAPLSEPSHTDSYSYIKCEDEPDGPILSHSEPPIPPIPASRSYYMSEPQMAEFPPYYKAPYGWETVPSPYDLRQLSFHSSLLQHGNRLYVPPLKESSEMPQPVDCSTHYSPTSDTYHCITCDKVFSTPHGLEVHVRRSHSGTRPFGCSICRKTFGHAVSLEQHMNIHSQERSFECKMCGKTFKRSSTLSTHLLIHSDTRPYPCQYCGKRFHQKSDMKKHTYIHTGEKPHKCQVCGKAFSQSSNLITHSRKHTGFKPFGCDICSKGFQRKVDLRRHHESQHSLK; this comes from the exons ATGCCTCGTTCGTTTTtggtaaaaacaaaaaagtgtGTCACATATAATGTGCACCGTTTCACTGACCCAAACGAACCCAAAGACTCCTCCGATCAAGCACTCATCACAG CATCAGAGCTGGTCTCATCAGAGGCGAATGGAGCCGATTCCCCTGAGAGCTCGCGATTAGCCCCTCTCAGTGAACCCTCCCACACGGACTCCTACTCGTATATCAAGTGTGAAGATGAGCCTGACGGTCCAATCCTCTCCCACTCCGAGCCGCCCATCCCACCAATCCCAGCCAGCCGATCCTATTACATGTCTG AGCCTCAGATGGCTGAATTTCCTCCCTACTACAAGGCTCCCTATGGTTGGGAGACTGTGCCCTCCCCGTACGACCTGAGGCAGTTGAGCTTCCACTCATCGTTGCTCCAGCATGGAAACAGGCTGTACGTGCCCCCGCTGAAAGAAAGCTCAGAGATGCCCCAGCCCGTGGACTGCAGCACACACTACTCGCCCACGTCAGACACCTACCACTGCATCACCTGCGACAAG GTGTTCTCCACCCCGCACGGCCTGGAGGTGCACGTGCGCCGCTCACACAGTGGAACACGACCCTTCGGCTGCAGCATCTGTCGGAAAACCTTCGGCCATGCCGTCAGCTTAGAGCAGCATATGAACATCCACTCTCAG GAAAGAAGTTTCGAGTGTAAGATGTGTGGGAAGACCTTCAAGCGCTCATCAACCCTGTCCACACACCTGCTGATCCATTCAGACACGCGGCCATACCCGTGCCAGTACTGTGGCAAGAGGTTCCACCAGAAATCCGACATGAAGAAACACACCTATATTCACACAG GTGAGAAGCCGCACAAATGCCAGGTGTGTGGCAAGGCGTTCAGCCAGAGCTCCAACCTGATCACCCACAGTCGCAAGCACACGGGCTTCAAGCCCTTCGGCTGTGACATCTGCTCCAAGGGCTTCCAGAGGAAGGTGGACCTGCGCAGACACCATGAGAGTCAACACAGCCTGAAGTGA